The genomic window ttttattcCAGTTTATTTTCTCGGGTTGCTGCAACGTTGTGGCTTTTAAACGAAATTCGAGATTCACGGTAAGTCCATggtttgtaaaaattgtaactatgacgtaacaagcgaACTGTTGCTAGACCGCCATCGCGTTCGGATCTTCTTGTCTTTCAACAATCGTGATTGTCGTTCTTCTCTGTGTCGTCACAATGGCAGTAGCGGAAGAAGTAATTGTGTTaatgttgttatattatgtcGTAACAAAGATATATTGTAGTTATCATTCTATCAATTGTCACATAAAGGCGTTGGTGTCGTCATCTCTTCGATAATATGTTTGCTGGTACTTTCCCTTCttgctgtgacgtcatcatcatcGCTTCTTTGTTACGTAGCTCTGACGTCACACGACGATCGTTGGTTTACCGACAGGGTAAGCCCCTTTTGTAGTTACGCTTAATCTAACATCGGTTCATGCAGGGAACACAATGCGACTCCACAGCGCCGTCTACCGGTGGCCACGAATGTGCCAGCCTAACTATTCCATCCAACAAACCAGCCTTCGTTTTCTACGCTCCTTCAGATGAAGCGGCGAAATATACGTCAGcgtttcgtgacgtcattaggGGACTGGAAACCAAAGGTTTGTGGTTTGAATATTATTCTTGTTTGGTtaatattcttgtttttagACAAACTCGACCGAGAGTTTGATGACGTCAAGACACCGGGTAGGttgatattatgacgtcattaatgcGTGGCGCCACAAAATTAGATATCTTTCTAGATTCGAGCGAAGACGGGGTAGCAGTTATTGAAGTAGACGGACAACCCCTGCCGGGGAATTACCTGCATAGTACTTAAGCtcttatgacgtaataatggaCCTtacaaaagaacaaacaattaatatataaGAATTCGGCTTATGACGAAATAATGTAAACGTCAAATTATTGTGACATTTATTATTGCGTCATTGAGGTTTTGTCGCCCACTCGCGAAACGTCAGGCAATTAGTTTCCTTGTTTACGGAACAAACGACTGCGGGGGTGcgaattgtgacgtcatcaatcaAACTAAAAAGGGGAGTTGTGACGcaataataaagtaattttcaAATGCgattgttatgtaataaaaaaggaaaaaataatgaacataATTATTCGTTTCTTCGACTGCGACAGCgaagataaaattaattaaaacaacaaagagaacgAAATTTGCAACAAGACGACAGTCGATAAAACACGATGAGTagaaactacttgagtaaaagtgtcaaataaaacaaaaaatgaaaaaaacacaccCAACGTACAATAAAACTTACGGCAAATTGTAGTTAAAATTcataattacaaaacaataaagatcatataaacaaaatattaaagatcatattaacaatataatatagatCATATTAATAGCGACAAACCTTATCtggtgttacgtcacaatacaaacaaaatatttcgacATGTCAATCAAAATCGGAAACCAAGTTTCAACTTCCCACGCAAGACAATGGGAAAGTAACACGTCACAATACActtggtgacgtcatatcactaaaacaaacacaaggtGTTCGATCCAGCTGTGAAAGTAAACATAGAGCGCCACCACACGAGCAACCCTCACAGCTGGATGCCACCACCTACGGCGCACTttcaacaaacataaaatttcaaaaagaagaagttatgacgtcacaatcctGTATAAACTTGCACCCGAGTGTGATTTGGAGGCAGAATGTTTTCGAAGCTCAGTGCGAGTTACAAAcctataatgacgtcatcagataGTAAGTTAGcaggtatgacgtcatcagaatcAATTGAAACATGTGCAGTAAAGGTGAGTTGCATGTTGTGTAAGGTTGAtcttaaattaataatattccTCCGGTAGATGGCGCTAATAGAGCATGGTTTATGGTCGAGGTTTCACGCGTTTGTCAACGAGATGATTGTGACAAAAAATGGACGACGAATGTTTCCGGTTCTTAAAACATCGATTACGGGACTTGATCCAACTGCGATGTATTCCGTCATGCTTGACTTTGTACCCGTGGATAACAATAGGTaagtttatgacgtcataatgtggTTGATTGTAAACATTGTTATTGCTAGATGGAAATATGTGAACGGTGAGTGGATCCCCGGGGGAAAACCCGAACCCCATGTTTCGTCATGTGCTTATATTCACCCCGATTCACCCAACTTTGGTTCGCACTGGATGAAACAACCCGTTGGTTTCAGTCGCGTCAAACTTACTAATAAAGCTACAGGGAACCCCCAGGTACGTAAgcaagtgacgtcattatactAGTGACGTCACCAATAACTTGTTGTTCCCGCAGCAAATAATGTTGAACTCTCTGCATAAATACGAACCCAGGATCCACATCATGCGCGTTGGGGGCGCTGAATCGCAACAAGTCGTTGCCTCGCATTCATTTCAGGAGACAAGGTTCATTGCTGTTACTGCTTACCAAAACGAAGATGTGGGTttatctttattaaactaactatttatttttaacgcATATTTATCTAAACAGGTTACTTCGCtcaagataaaatataatccTTTCGCCAAAGCTTTCCTCGACGCAAAGGAGAGGCAAGTCCCAAacgtttgtaaataaattacctgttgtttattcttgtttgtttttatccaCAGCCGCTCAGGGagtgaaaattattttaaagattcaACGAAAGCGGGTTCGTCGCAAAATTATTCGAGAGGTAAATACGTTTGTtacataataatttaaataattttaaaataataattcccTCAGCGAACACATGGACGGCAAATCAAAGCAACCCAACATTCAATCAATGTCAGTATGAATCAGGGATTCCCCCATTCCATTACCCCATCCCAAACCAACCGAAAACAACAAGAGAGCGGCGCATGAGCCGCACACAAAGAAGCCATCCCTACAAACCATCCACAACGCAAATTTATCAAGATTTCCAACCAACCAATTACCCCGCCCTACCAAACGACCAATGGCAATCAAGTATCGAAGGTCAT from Ciona intestinalis unplaced genomic scaffold, KH HT000402.1, whole genome shotgun sequence includes these protein-coding regions:
- the brachyury gene encoding transcription factor protein; protein product: MTSSDSKLAGMTSSESIETCAVKMALIEHGLWSRFHAFVNEMIVTKNGRRMFPVLKTSITGLDPTAMYSVMLDFVPVDNNRWKYVNGEWIPGGKPEPHVSSCAYIHPDSPNFGSHWMKQPVGFSRVKLTNKATGNPQQIMLNSLHKYEPRIHIMRVGGAESQQVVASHSFQETRFIAVTAYQNEDVTSLKIKYNPFAKAFLDAKESRSGSENYFKDSTKAGSSQNYSRANTWTANQSNPTFNQCQYESGIPPFHYPIPNQPKTTRERRMSRTQRSHPYKPSTTQIYQDFQPTNYPALPNDQWQSSIEGHELDEGHFSLEPVSVDDVTALGFDTPHQGFATNDLLSIEPSYSLDYPQFTTTWSYPTNHMPGYVSNSPIRSLEQPEYFYRGYDVSQQNYVTMTSADVSNVTSSLYETPSPGVMQRPQEDFSIAYTPLTPPSL
- the LOC108950622 gene encoding uncharacterized protein LOC108950622 isoform X2 — protein: MNVASCCDVYCTSCRIWYLSFLRPGDSVPFKKPKLILPLGVAKILIATVVIILDCLALFCQTMGMTSPPPSFLGSPGFPLWISLLVIPHLSDVPGLTFFLFQFIFSGCCNVVAFKRNSRFTTAIAFGSSCLSTIVIVVLLCVVTMAVAEELSFYQLSHKGVGVVISSIICLLVLSLLAVTSSSSLLCYVALTSHDDRWFTDRGTQCDSTAPSTGGHECASLTIPSNKPAFVFYAPSDEAAKYTSAFRDVIRGLETKDKLDREFDDVKTPDSSEDGVAVIEVDGQPLPGNYLHST
- the LOC108950622 gene encoding uncharacterized protein LOC108950622 isoform X1 codes for the protein MNVASCCDVYCTSCRIWYLSFLRPGDSVPFKKPKLILPLGVAKILIATVVIILDCLALFCQTMGMTSPPPSFLGSPGFPLWISLLVIPHLSDVPGLTFFLFQFIFSGCCNVVAFKRNSRFTTAIAFGSSCLSTIVIVVLLCVVTMAVAEELSFYQLSHKGVGVVISSIICLLVLSLLAVTSSSSLLCYVALTSHDDRWFTDRGTQCDSTAPSTGGHECASLTIPSNKPAFVFYAPSDEAAKYTSAFRDVIRGLETKDKLDREFDDVKTPDIFLDSSEDGVAVIEVDGQPLPGNYLHST
- the LOC108950622 gene encoding uncharacterized protein LOC108950622 isoform X4 is translated as MNVASCCDVYCTSCRIWYLSFLRPGDSVPFKKPKLILPLGVAKILIATVVIILDCLALFCQTMGMTSPPPSFLGSPGFPLWISLLVIPHLSDVPGLTFFLFQFIFSGCCNVVAFKRNSRFTTAIAFGSSCLSTIVIVVLLCVVTMAVAEEGTQCDSTAPSTGGHECASLTIPSNKPAFVFYAPSDEAAKYTSAFRDVIRGLETKDKLDREFDDVKTPDIFLDSSEDGVAVIEVDGQPLPGNYLHST
- the LOC108950622 gene encoding uncharacterized protein LOC108950622 isoform X3; the protein is MNVASCCDVYCTSCRIWYLSFLRPGDSVPFKKPKLILPLGVAKILIATVVIILDCLALFCQTMGMTSPPPSFLGSPGFPLWISLLFIFSGCCNVVAFKRNSRFTTAIAFGSSCLSTIVIVVLLCVVTMAVAEELSFYQLSHKGVGVVISSIICLLVLSLLAVTSSSSLLCYVALTSHDDRWFTDRGTQCDSTAPSTGGHECASLTIPSNKPAFVFYAPSDEAAKYTSAFRDVIRGLETKDKLDREFDDVKTPDIFLDSSEDGVAVIEVDGQPLPGNYLHST